The following are encoded together in the Mesoterricola sediminis genome:
- the rplJ gene encoding 50S ribosomal protein L10: protein MEREQKRTEVAQLKGTFTAAKSAVVLGFKGLTVDKDTAFRKSIRESKAQYRVSKNTLLKIAVKESAFEGLSEHFKGATAVATTEGDVVALAKAVSNFLKDNPAANLKGAILDGKLVTEAEFKAIAELPSREVLIGKLLYLMQYPISGLAVALEAIRKQKEGAA, encoded by the coding sequence ATGGAACGCGAACAGAAACGCACCGAAGTGGCCCAGCTCAAGGGGACGTTCACCGCGGCCAAGTCCGCCGTCGTCCTCGGCTTCAAGGGCCTCACTGTCGACAAGGACACGGCCTTCCGCAAGTCCATCCGCGAGAGCAAGGCCCAGTACCGGGTGTCCAAGAACACCCTGCTGAAGATCGCGGTCAAGGAATCGGCGTTCGAGGGGCTCTCCGAGCACTTCAAGGGCGCCACCGCCGTCGCCACCACCGAAGGGGATGTCGTTGCCCTGGCCAAGGCCGTCAGCAACTTCCTCAAGGACAACCCGGCCGCCAACCTGAAGGGCGCGATCCTCGACGGCAAGCTCGTCACGGAAGCGGAATTCAAGGCGATCGCCGAGCTGCCCTCCCGCGAGGTGCTCATCGGCAAGCTGCTCTACCTCATGCAGTACCCCATCTCCGGGCTGGCAGTCGCCCTGGAGGCCATCCGCAAGCAGAAGGAAGGCGCGGCCTAG
- the rplL gene encoding 50S ribosomal protein L7/L12, translating to MALTADMLIQEIETMTVLELANLVKALEERFGVSAAAVAAPAAGGAAAAAAPAEEQTEFNVELTEAGANKLNVIKAVRELVAGLGLKEAKDMVDGAPKIVKEGASKEEAAKIKEKLEAAGAKVTIK from the coding sequence ATGGCTCTCACCGCTGACATGCTGATCCAGGAAATCGAAACGATGACCGTCCTCGAGCTGGCCAACCTGGTCAAGGCCCTCGAGGAGCGCTTCGGCGTCTCCGCCGCCGCCGTCGCGGCCCCCGCCGCCGGTGGCGCCGCCGCCGCCGCCGCCCCCGCCGAGGAGCAGACCGAGTTCAACGTCGAGCTCACCGAGGCCGGCGCGAACAAGCTCAACGTCATCAAGGCCGTCCGCGAGCTCGTCGCCGGCCTGGGCCTCAAGGAGGCCAAGGACATGGTCGACGGCGCCCCCAAGATCGTGAAGGAAGGCGCTTCCAAGGAAGAGGCCGCCAAGATCAAGGAAAAGCTCGAAGCCGCCGGCGCCAAGGTCACGATCAAGTAA